In a genomic window of Suricata suricatta isolate VVHF042 chromosome 12, meerkat_22Aug2017_6uvM2_HiC, whole genome shotgun sequence:
- the DEFB127 gene encoding beta-defensin 127, with product MKLLLIIAILLFQKPTVTEQLKRCWGEYIQGYCRKICKTSEIREVLCENGRYCCLNIAELEARKKITKPPRPKPRTYAMTFPQDYQYM from the exons ATGAAGCTGCTCCTGATCATTGCAATTTTGCTGTTCCAGAAGCCCACAG TAACTGAACAACTTAAGAGATGCTGGGGTGAATATATACAAGGATATTGCaggaaaatatgcaaaacaagTGAAATACGTGAAGTACTATGTGAGAATGGGAGATATTGCTGCCTCAATATTGCGGAATTGGAAGCAcgtaaaaaaattacaaaaccacCTCGTCCAAAGCCAAGGACATATGCAATGACTTTCCCTCAAGATTATCaatatatgtag